TACGTACTCTACGATATTGCATAGACCTCATGACACAAGACCTGACCTTATTGTCAGGTCTGATATTTTTTTTCATTCTTTCCATACGTTTTGTCATAGCGCACATTCTAGCGGTATTTACACGCCCTTTCCTCTCAACTTATGGCAGTGGCTGGCGTCTTGGAGTACCATACTCGTTGATTTTTACATCTTCTAATCCATAATAAAAAAGACAATAACCCTCTTGGGGGAGTTACCATGTTTGAACATATCCAAGCTGCTCCTGCAGACCCAATTCTTGGCCTTAATGATGCTTATAAAAGCGATCCGAACCCTAATAAAATTAATTTAGGCGTCGGCGTATACAAAGACGAACAAGGCAATACACCCATTTTAAAAGCGGTAAAACAAGCGGAAGAACGCTTGTTAGCTCAAGAAAAAACCAAAAATTACCTCAGTATTGAAGGTGCACCCGCTTACCGTGCCGCCGTACAACGACTATTATTTGGTAAAGATCACACCATTATCAGTAAACAACTTGCGCAAACCGCACAAACCCCTGGTGGTACAGGCGCCCTTCGCGTGGCGGCAGAGTTCATTAAAAAACACCTTCCTGAAGCCACCATTTGGGTCAGCAACCCAACCTGGGCCAATCATCAATCTATTTTCCAGTCTGTGGGCTTAGAAGTGGGCAGTTACGCCTACTACGACGCCAACGCAAAATCGTTGGATTTTGAGGCCATGCTAGCCAGCTTATCCCAAGTGCCGGAAGGCGATGTGGTCCTGTTCCATGGCTGTTGCCACAATCCAACTGGCGTGGATCCGACCCCTGAGCAGTGGTATCAATTGGCTAAGTTATGCAGCAAGCAAGGCTTTTTACCCCTGTTTGATTTTGCTTACCAAGGCTTTGGTCAAGGTTTACAAGAAGACGCTCATGGCTTACGTACTTTTCTTGAGCACGTACCAGAGATGCTCATTGCTAGCTCATTTTCAAAGAACTTTGGTCTGTACAATGAACGCGTTGGCGCACTGACGATTCTATGTGAAACCACAGAACAAGCTGAAACGGCCTTCACGCAAATTAAACGTTGTATTCGAACTAACTATTCAAACCCACCGTCTCATGGCTCTGCTGTGGTCGCTGAAATACTCAATGACGACGAACTCTACGCGCTGTGGGACAGTGAAGTGAAAGCCATGCGTACGCGTATTCACGAAATGCGCAGTTTGTTTGTGAACACCTTACGCGTTAAAGGTGTCAGCCAGGATTTCTCTTTTATTTCAAAGCAACAGGGCATGTTTTCTTTTTCTGGTTTAACACCAGATCAAGTAGCGACGTTACGCAAAGAGTACGGCATTTACATTGTGGGTTCGGGACGAATCAGTGTCGCAGGTATGACTCATGACAATATGGGACCGCTTTGTGATGCTATTGCAGCGATTCTAAATAACTAAGACATCGCCCAAACACGGCGTTTCTAAAACGACTTCAGTTCACTCACTGAGGTCGTTTTTTTTGCATTGTTTTCAGGGTTTTATTGCTGTTTACATGACTAGACTGTTACTTTACGGTTTCATTTTTCACGCTATCAATTTCTGGAGTATCCCATGGCTGCCACGCTGATTTACTGCTACGACCCAATGTGTAGCTGGTGTTGGGGATTTCGCCCAACATGGACTAAGCTGCAAAAGTCCCTACAAGGCTTAATTGATTCCAACCAACTGACGATCCAGCCGATGCTTGGCGGTCTCGCAGTAGACTCAGATGTGCCTATGCCAGAAGACATGAAAGGCAAACTCGAAGGTACTTGGCAACATATTCAATCGGTATTAGGTACAGAGTTTAACTTTGATTTCTGGCGCACCGCATCACCACGACGTTCTACCTACCCAGCGTGTCGAGCTTGTTATGTGGCGAGAGACAGTGGTCTTGAAGACGAAATGTACCATGCCATTCAAACTGCTTACTATTTACAAGCTAAGAACCCTTCTGACTTGGACACACTCACTGAGTGCGCAGATAACATTGGATTAAGCCCAGAAGGGTTTAGCAAAGCCATGCAGCATGTGAAAGACAAGCAACTGATCGAGCAAGAAATACAGCAATCAAGACAGCTAGGTTTACACTCTTTTCCATCTTTGGCACTGCTAATAGGCGACAAACTTATCCCGATCGCGCTTGATTACCAAAACCACTCCACCATGTTAATGGCCATAAAAAAGGCGCTATCATAGCGCCTTAGCGTTTACCTATTATTACGTCGAAACAACGTCATTTAACCAAAATATAGTCTTTTATAAACTGCACCAACGCCGCACCCGCCGCGGCATAAAGTAACGGCATAGCCAAGCGGTAATCATTGCCATGCATGAAAATCACCACACAGGCTGCCACCATTAATGAAAGGATAAATAAATGCAGGACGGCGCATACCCCAAACGGCCATTTTACGGTAATCATCACCGCGCTCACGCCTAATACAATGCCCAAGGCGCCGCCGACCAACACATCCATGGGCCAATGTACGCCAATGAGCACTCGACTTAATGCCACCAATACAGCAAGCGAGATAAAGGTCACTTTTAAATACACATTTTTTGTGTAACAAAAACACACGCTGGCCAATAAAAAGGCCGTCGCACTGTGTCCAGAAGGGAAGCTTCGAGCCTGGTACGCTCGTCCAATTAAATTAAATGTTTCGACATCTAACACCGCAGGTGGGCGCGGCATAGCAAAGTAGTCTTTCAATACATTGATCACCACCGCACTGAGCAAGCTGCCAAACAAAATGGTCCAGTGAAAGCGAACGTGACGACAAGTAAACAACAGTACGAGGACCAACAAAAATACCCCGTCACCAAACACGGTCATGCTTTCAAGTAAGATAGCCGGTAAGTAAGAGCCAAATCGATTAATGTCGATAAACGCAAACTGATACCCCCCCAGCGTATTTCCCAGTACTGCGATTCCCGCAAGAACCACAGATAACATCAAAAGGACCCGGATATCAGCAGGCGAGATAACCGTTTTAGTTGACCTAGCCTGATCAATTAATGAAGTATACTGTGTCCATAATTTACCGACATAACGGTTCATGAAAACCTTAATCTTGAAGAGCGTGGAAAGAGAAGTCTTAGTGTAATGATTTTATGCACATTGTGTGAAAAAATAATGAAATTAATATAATAGATATGTTTATTTATGTATTTTTAGCTGGTGAATTCATCTAAAAAGACACAGATAAAATGCCTTATATACTGGTAAATAACGTCGATACATTGGGGACATAGGACAATATCCACATGACACATTTCCGCTCTGCCTTATTAACACTCGGTCTTTTTCTAACGAGTGGCTTGAAAACCTCACCGCGCACATCTGTGTTTATTGTTGTTTTGGCTCTGCTTAATACGATTCTGTACAACTGGCCTGTTTTGCTATTTTCTCTGCAAAATTTGGACGGCGTTACACTCAACAGTGCTCGCACACTGATCACGGTGTTTGCGGTTATTTATCTGGTCACCACACTGGTACTTTATGCGGTGTTTTTGCTGTCTAGGCGCTTAGGGAAAGTCATCAGCGCAATCACCGCCATTGCTAACTCATTGGCGGTGTATTTTGTGGTGACTTACAACGTGATTCTCGACAAAACCATGATGGGAAACATTGTTAACACTCAGTTCTCTGAATCCTCCCAGTTTTTGACTCCGACCTTAATACTGTATGTCATGGTGTTAGGCTTGTTGCCTGCCTGGCTGATCTTGCAATCACAGGTTAAAAAAACACCTCGGTGGCGTTTGCTTACGCACCTTGTTGTCACCGTGGTCGTTACCTCGACGTGGATTTGGCAGTCACAGCAGCATTGGCTTTGGATTGATGACCATGCGAAGCAGTTAGGCGGCCGTATCATGCCTTGGTCTTATGTCGGCAATGCGGTACGTTATCAGCAAGAGCGCGCCCAAGACAACGTGGTGCAAACCTTATTGCCTGATGCGACGTTTCATTCTGATGACAAAACCGTCGTGGTTTTGGTGATTGGTGAATCCGCCCGCGCAGAAAATTTTGCCTTGTACGGCTACGGTAAACCGACCACTCCTTTGCTAAGCAATTCCGATATTATTACCCTGAAAAATGCCACTTCGTGCGCCAGCTACACCACGGCGGCCGTGAAGTGTATTTTGTCTCATAACGACCCAAGCGGCGTCTTTGCAGAAAACTTCGAGCCGCTACCCAGTTATTTGCAACGACAAGGCATTGATGTGTTTTGGCGTACGAAAAACTGGGGGGAGCCTCCTATCAAGGTGGCGAGCTACCAAAGTGCCGGAGACTTAGAAGCTGGTTGTGAAGGGCAAGAATGTCGCTTTGACGGTGTACTATTAAGCCATTTGGCGGAGCAGATACAGGCTTCTGATAAGCAAAAAATCTTTGTCGTTTTACACCAAACCGGTAGTCATGGCCCTTCGTATTTCCAAAAGTACCCTAAAGAGTTTGGCGTCTTTACGCCAGTTTGCCAATCGGTTGAGCTGGGTAATTGCACGCAAAAGGCCCTGATCAATGCGTACGACAATACGATTGTCTACAACGACCATTTTTTAGATCAATTGCGTAAAACACTACTTGGGCTTAATCATACATCCAGCGCGTTTTTGTATGTCTCAGATCATGGAGAATCCCTTGGTGAAAGCGGTATCTACTTACACGGAACGCCTTATTCTATTGCCCCGGAGCAACAATTGAAGGTGCCTTTTTTGATGTGGCTGTCCCCCTCGTTTATTGAACAAAAGCACCTCTCTGTCGACGTATTAAAAGCACGTGAACAAAGCACCCAAGCCAATGTATTTCATACGGTAATGGGCGCCTTTGATATGAGAAGTGAAATTTATAACCCGACCCTAGACATGTTTACAGAAGCAACAAGGCGCTAACACCACAAAGCCCCAGAGCCATCATGCTTTGGGGGCTTGTCTCTAAAAGCACGACATGGGATTAACCAAAGTCATGATTAATCAGATCTAACATGGGGTTATAAAGTGGCTCTGACGTGGTGTGGTCGTGCGTCTTTTTTAATGGCTTATCAGTCGGCTCTACAATCACGTTTACCGCTGTTGTTTTTTGTTTCCTGTGTTTATTATCTTTACTGTCATCAACGACAAGTGTGGCTTTAAGGCCATTTCCAAAATACATCGCCAACGCATCGCCCAAAGAAGCGATGTCGTCTACCGTAACGTTCACCGCCATCCAATGGTCGGCGTCGGCTTCCTGACTGACTAAAGTACCCGGTACAATATCGTGGCGAAAACGAGCAAATAATGCCGTCGCGTGATCATCACTCAAAGGTTGAGACAAGCGCATCCATAAAGCAATGCCCCCTTTGCTGGTTGCGAAATTGACCTGTTCACCCAACTTCGCTTCTAAATCGGACTTGATACGTTCCGAGTTTGCCCAGAGGTGACGGGCTCGTCGCGTTATTGAGTGCTTACCATGAGGTTGTAATGCCTCGTTTAGCGCCTCTTGTTGGGCATCACTGAGGGCCATATCCACCGCTAAAAAAGCGCCTTCCAACACCTGATGGTACTGTCCTGGCAAACACCAACTGACCGATCGGCCAACGCCTTTTGCTTCTATACCACCGATGTATACAATGAGATCCGATGAATCCAACGATTTGTACGTCATCATTGAAGTCTCACGATAAGCGAGGTGCGAACACAAGTCCCACTCGATAACCGGCAACCTAGCGTCTTCGATAATCGCTAACCAACGGCGCAAACTTAAATTACTGATCAACTGGCCAGCAGGGAAAGAAAATTGACCTGGTAACACAATGAGCTGCACCGGCTTATCTTGTAACGCTCGCACGACCAGGTCTAAATCGACCCCGCGCTCCCCTGCGCCCAATGTAATAACCTGTCGGCCTAAGCCTTGTAAGGTAGCGGTGATTCTTGGGTCACAAGGCGTCAACACTAAGACAGTATCCCCACGCAGCGTCAAGGTTTGCACGCTTTGACTGAACATCGCCAGCGGCGACTGGCCTAACCATAGTTGCGCAGCATGGGCTTTTATGCCGACGTTTTTTAAATAGTCACAAACCGATTCACGTACCGCCAAATGGCCTTTGCCCAATACAGGTACATTGGTTTTATCATGGAAAGTCGCTGACGTTAACGCGCTGTCGCTGTGGTCAACTAATGCGGCATGATGCGCAAGACTGGCCCATGCCGACTGAGCCCCTTTATTGGCGAGTTCACGCCACTCGTCCCCCGCCAACAGCAAGGCCGCTTTTGCTCCGCCGCGATGACACACAAAATAACCGGACTTGGGACGAGATTCGATCCAGCCTTCTTGACTCAAAATGTCATAGCCATGAATAACGGTGTTTAAACTCAAACCGAGTTGCTTAGATAAGGCACGCAACGACGGCATACGATCGCCAGTGGTGATCGTATTTTGTGACCTCTGTGCTAAAAACCAATCAACCACCCCCTTGTATAAAAACTCAGCCACTGTTTTGTACCTTTTTTATTAGTCTGATAAGAATCTGTTCTTAATCATTCAATTTATAGCCAAAAAACACAAGCAAAAAACCAATCCATTCCCGTTTTCCTCCGGGTTAGGGTACAATTTTCTTTCTGTATCGCGCTAAATGTTGAGTATCTATGGCTTTTGATCCCACGTCGCTTCGCTCCCTGTTTCCTATTTTATCTCAGCGTGCCTACGAGCATCCTTTGACGTATTTAGACAACGCCGCCACAACACAAAAACCATTGCAGGTATTGGACGCCATTCAGCACTATTACCGCCATATCAATGCCAATGTACATCGAGGGGCGCACTGCCTCAGTGACCAAGCCACCAACGGCTTTGAACAAGCCAGACACACGGTGGCGAAGTTTATTAATGCGCCCACACACAGCCATATTATTTGGACAAAAGGTGCAACTGAGTCGATCAATGCCGTAGCCTACGGCCTTGAACATGTCATAGAAAAAGGCGATGAAATCCTCATCACCAGCTTAGAGCATCATGCTAACTTGGTACCATGGCAGCAATTGGCCTTTAGAACTGGCGCTCGCTTACGCGTGCTGCCACTGACGTCCAACGGAGAATGGCAGCCTGAATTTGCGCATTATTTTACAGATCGTACGCGTATTTTCGCCGCCACCCAGATCTCTAATGCGATTGGCACCAGCACGCCACTCAACATCATGCTCGACCTTGCCAAACAGCAGGGCGCCTTTACTTTAGTCGACGGCGCTCAAGCCGTGGCGCACTACCCTGTTGACGTGCAAACATTGAATTGTGATTTTTATGTGTTCTCAGGGCACAAAATGTACGGCCCGACGGGAATAGGCGTGCTGTATGGCAAACAACACGCATTGGACATTCTGATCCCTTATCAAACCGGCGGGGAAATGGTGCGTCATGTGTCGCATCAAGCAACAGAATTTAACGTGTTACCTTATCGCTTAGAAGCCGGCACTCCGCACATTGAAGGAGCAATCGGCTTGGCGGCGGCCTGTGATTTCCTCATGGATCAAGATCGCCTATCGCTGTTGGCATGGGAGCAATCTCTCGCGGCGCACGTTTACGCTCGTCTTCATAAAGAAGGCGGTATCGACATCTATTCACCCGAAAAAAACACCACCTTGGTATCATTAAGTGTACCCACTATTCACATCCTAGATCTGAATGCCTACCTAGACAGCCAAGGCGTCGCGGTTCGCGCTGGCAGCCACTGTGCCCATCCACTGATGGCGCAACTGGGCGTATCCGGGACCTTACGTGCGTCTTTTGCCTGTTACAACACCCTCGAAGAAGCCAACCGCTTCTGTGATGTACTTATAGAAGCCATTGACTTATTGAGCGATGAGTAACAAACCATGACAGACGCCATAAGCATCAAAGCCCAACTGCAAGCGTGCCGTAGCAAAGAAGAAACCTTCAAGGCTTTGGTTGCGTTAAGCAAAACCTTACCGCGCTTATCAGCGGAAGAAAAAACCGAAGAAAATAAGGTAAAAGGCTGCGACAGTGCCGTTTGGCTCATTATCAAAGAATCAAACGGCATCCGTCACTTCAACGCCGACAGCGATGCCAAACTCATGCGTGGCGTACTGATCGTCATATTAAGCTTAGTGTCAGGAAAAACACGGTCTAACATTCAACAAATGGATCTAACAGCCGAACTGGCCGAGCTTAACTTATCCAGCTATTTAACCAGCTCTCGTACAAACGGAATACTGGCTATTTTGAACAGGATTCAGCACGTTTAGCCAGTTTTTCCAATACTCTCGATACCGCGACAAACGCGAAAGAAGCGGTGACGGCGGTGCTGGCGCCAAAGCCGGTATAGCAGTTCATTTTGGTTTCTGTATCGCCCTTTAAGCGCTGATGGGACACGGTGCCATCGCCTTGTGGGTAGCTTAATTGTTCGGTGGAATAGACGCATTCGATGTCAAAGCGACGTTTCGGATTACGGGTGAAATTATGGTAACGCCGTAGAAAATTACGCAGTTTAGCAGCGAGCGGGTCTTTTTCGGTTTTAGCAAGATCACCGATAAGAATCTTGGTGGGGTCCATTTGGCCGCCGGCACCACCGACTGTGATGACTTTACGCTTGTTGCTTTTACTCCACGCCATAAGAGCCGCTTTCGGTTTGATGCTGTCTATGCAGTCAATAATATAGTCATATGGCTCAGCCAGCAGCTCAAGAATGTTGTCAGGGGTAAGAAAGTCTTCAATACAGGTCACCTGGCAGTTAGGGTTAATCAACGCAATACGTTCTGCCATGACGTCGACTTTTGACTGGCCAATATTGCCATCAAGCGCATGAATTTGTCG
The sequence above is a segment of the Marinomonas sp. IMCC 4694 genome. Coding sequences within it:
- a CDS encoding amino acid aminotransferase; this translates as MFEHIQAAPADPILGLNDAYKSDPNPNKINLGVGVYKDEQGNTPILKAVKQAEERLLAQEKTKNYLSIEGAPAYRAAVQRLLFGKDHTIISKQLAQTAQTPGGTGALRVAAEFIKKHLPEATIWVSNPTWANHQSIFQSVGLEVGSYAYYDANAKSLDFEAMLASLSQVPEGDVVLFHGCCHNPTGVDPTPEQWYQLAKLCSKQGFLPLFDFAYQGFGQGLQEDAHGLRTFLEHVPEMLIASSFSKNFGLYNERVGALTILCETTEQAETAFTQIKRCIRTNYSNPPSHGSAVVAEILNDDELYALWDSEVKAMRTRIHEMRSLFVNTLRVKGVSQDFSFISKQQGMFSFSGLTPDQVATLRKEYGIYIVGSGRISVAGMTHDNMGPLCDAIAAILNN
- a CDS encoding DsbA family protein produces the protein MAATLIYCYDPMCSWCWGFRPTWTKLQKSLQGLIDSNQLTIQPMLGGLAVDSDVPMPEDMKGKLEGTWQHIQSVLGTEFNFDFWRTASPRRSTYPACRACYVARDSGLEDEMYHAIQTAYYLQAKNPSDLDTLTECADNIGLSPEGFSKAMQHVKDKQLIEQEIQQSRQLGLHSFPSLALLIGDKLIPIALDYQNHSTMLMAIKKALS
- a CDS encoding phosphatase PAP2 family protein, with the translated sequence MLSVVLAGIAVLGNTLGGYQFAFIDINRFGSYLPAILLESMTVFGDGVFLLVLVLLFTCRHVRFHWTILFGSLLSAVVINVLKDYFAMPRPPAVLDVETFNLIGRAYQARSFPSGHSATAFLLASVCFCYTKNVYLKVTFISLAVLVALSRVLIGVHWPMDVLVGGALGIVLGVSAVMITVKWPFGVCAVLHLFILSLMVAACVVIFMHGNDYRLAMPLLYAAAGAALVQFIKDYILVK
- the eptA gene encoding phosphoethanolamine--lipid A transferase EptA; translation: MTHFRSALLTLGLFLTSGLKTSPRTSVFIVVLALLNTILYNWPVLLFSLQNLDGVTLNSARTLITVFAVIYLVTTLVLYAVFLLSRRLGKVISAITAIANSLAVYFVVTYNVILDKTMMGNIVNTQFSESSQFLTPTLILYVMVLGLLPAWLILQSQVKKTPRWRLLTHLVVTVVVTSTWIWQSQQHWLWIDDHAKQLGGRIMPWSYVGNAVRYQQERAQDNVVQTLLPDATFHSDDKTVVVLVIGESARAENFALYGYGKPTTPLLSNSDIITLKNATSCASYTTAAVKCILSHNDPSGVFAENFEPLPSYLQRQGIDVFWRTKNWGEPPIKVASYQSAGDLEAGCEGQECRFDGVLLSHLAEQIQASDKQKIFVVLHQTGSHGPSYFQKYPKEFGVFTPVCQSVELGNCTQKALINAYDNTIVYNDHFLDQLRKTLLGLNHTSSAFLYVSDHGESLGESGIYLHGTPYSIAPEQQLKVPFLMWLSPSFIEQKHLSVDVLKAREQSTQANVFHTVMGAFDMRSEIYNPTLDMFTEATRR
- a CDS encoding GntR family transcriptional regulator translates to MAEFLYKGVVDWFLAQRSQNTITTGDRMPSLRALSKQLGLSLNTVIHGYDILSQEGWIESRPKSGYFVCHRGGAKAALLLAGDEWRELANKGAQSAWASLAHHAALVDHSDSALTSATFHDKTNVPVLGKGHLAVRESVCDYLKNVGIKAHAAQLWLGQSPLAMFSQSVQTLTLRGDTVLVLTPCDPRITATLQGLGRQVITLGAGERGVDLDLVVRALQDKPVQLIVLPGQFSFPAGQLISNLSLRRWLAIIEDARLPVIEWDLCSHLAYRETSMMTYKSLDSSDLIVYIGGIEAKGVGRSVSWCLPGQYHQVLEGAFLAVDMALSDAQQEALNEALQPHGKHSITRRARHLWANSERIKSDLEAKLGEQVNFATSKGGIALWMRLSQPLSDDHATALFARFRHDIVPGTLVSQEADADHWMAVNVTVDDIASLGDALAMYFGNGLKATLVVDDSKDNKHRKQKTTAVNVIVEPTDKPLKKTHDHTTSEPLYNPMLDLINHDFG
- a CDS encoding aminotransferase class V-fold PLP-dependent enzyme, yielding MAFDPTSLRSLFPILSQRAYEHPLTYLDNAATTQKPLQVLDAIQHYYRHINANVHRGAHCLSDQATNGFEQARHTVAKFINAPTHSHIIWTKGATESINAVAYGLEHVIEKGDEILITSLEHHANLVPWQQLAFRTGARLRVLPLTSNGEWQPEFAHYFTDRTRIFAATQISNAIGTSTPLNIMLDLAKQQGAFTLVDGAQAVAHYPVDVQTLNCDFYVFSGHKMYGPTGIGVLYGKQHALDILIPYQTGGEMVRHVSHQATEFNVLPYRLEAGTPHIEGAIGLAAACDFLMDQDRLSLLAWEQSLAAHVYARLHKEGGIDIYSPEKNTTLVSLSVPTIHILDLNAYLDSQGVAVRAGSHCAHPLMAQLGVSGTLRASFACYNTLEEANRFCDVLIEAIDLLSDE
- a CDS encoding SufE family protein yields the protein MTDAISIKAQLQACRSKEETFKALVALSKTLPRLSAEEKTEENKVKGCDSAVWLIIKESNGIRHFNADSDAKLMRGVLIVILSLVSGKTRSNIQQMDLTAELAELNLSSYLTSSRTNGILAILNRIQHV
- the tcdA gene encoding tRNA cyclic N6-threonylcarbamoyladenosine(37) synthase TcdA, with the protein product MTDDQRFGGIRRLYGDLAYEAFTQSHICIIGIGGVGSWAAEALARSAIGHITLIDMDDVCITNTNRQIHALDGNIGQSKVDVMAERIALINPNCQVTCIEDFLTPDNILELLAEPYDYIIDCIDSIKPKAALMAWSKSNKRKVITVGGAGGQMDPTKILIGDLAKTEKDPLAAKLRNFLRRYHNFTRNPKRRFDIECVYSTEQLSYPQGDGTVSHQRLKGDTETKMNCYTGFGASTAVTASFAFVAVSRVLEKLAKRAESCSK